The genomic stretch TGGTTTTTGACGAATGGTGTGCCAATTGTGGCGGTTTCTCCATTTTTCTTGTTTGAATTATTAAGCTCTGAGTGTGCCGTCTTTACTCTAAGCTAGACCAGATCATTCCCTCTTAAAGTCTAAACTTTTTTTAGCATGAAGAGACTGCACATTGGGGATAGAGATATGAAGGGATGGAGGTGAACTGTAATATGCTAATCGTAGTACAGAGTTTGAAGATCTACATTTGCTGGAGGGTAAGATTAGAGCTGGCACAAAATTTTTGTGATAAGAATATCCCTTGTGTTATAAAATCGTGCTTGGCTTGAATGTATGAAGGAATTTATAATATATCCAAAATTTATATAAAACTATAGAAAAATTAGATCACATGAGAAAATAATAGAAAACAAAACGAAAGTTGAGATGGGGATGAGAAGCGAGATGAGTGAAGAGACGGAATGCAAATACGTTAGTAAAAGCTTAAATATTTACGAGTATTGAAAAGAGAAATGCTGGGCTCTTCACCTATCAATTTGGATGCCCAAATCATTTAGAAAGGTATGTGTGTTCATGTGGGCTTTGGCTGGTAGCAAAAGGGGCAGCCCTAACAACTGAAATTCTAATGAAAAGAAGGCATAGGTCTTGCTCCATGTACAAACATGGATCATTAGGGCATTGCCCGGTTGCAAGCTAGTTGTGGCGGTACTGAATCTATTTGTAATACAGCAGTCAACGTTGACTACAGGTAAGGATGTGATGTTTAACAGGACTTTTATAGAGAGAGAAGGAAACGTAAGATATAGTGCTTTGGAGGAAGAGGGATAGGAGAGTTTTTGAAGGGGCAGAGACCAAAATTTTCTTGTCGAGGGAACGTTTTTCTTTCTGTTAAGTTTTGgtgcaaaagagaagaaaagaaactcAAGTAGTATGCTTGGTTTATGGGGTTCTACCATTGCAGGGCCCAAATTCCATTCTCCCGTTCTGTGCTAGTCATCATTTCAGGTTTGGTAGTGGGGGGATACGGTTGGTTTCAATCGAAATAAAGATGTGTTGTTGACCTTCTTTTTCTCTTGTCGGCAGGATTAGCCAATCTCCTTGTTTGTAAGGCCCTTCTTGTTAGTATAGATGATTGGACGTCTTTTGTAGAGAAACATATTTTTGTGTAGGTTTTCAGCTTTCCGGAAACCATTTGTATACTAGGTTTTTTCCATAACAAAAATATTATTACTTAATTAAAAAAGTTGCAGATAAATGTGCCCATCTTGTAGAGTGTTGACCAGCACAATAAGAAGTTCTCTCTTTTTCATTCTATTTTCACCATATGCAAGTACTTGCCAAGTCTTCTCCATCAACTGGTTTCCAAATGTAGTTCCTGTTTTTAGAAATGGTTCTCCCTTCTGAACCCTGCCAAACATCACCatccgtttttttttcttttgaaacaaCCATTAAATTTAAATGCAACAAATCTTGCAAATATTTGCTGGATTATAATGTTTCGACGCCTTTTTGTACGTTTGCATTATTTTACTTGGTAGTTTTCAAATGTATAATTAGTATTTAGTTCACACTTCACAGTGATATCTTCCATGTCTTTGTTCATCTGTTTTTTTGGTAAAGGGTCTTCGTTGGTCTGTGTGTTCTAATGCTGGTGCAAGTTTCTGTACTTTTGGTTAACCTTTTGCTTTtcctaattttatttaaaaaataattttatcatTTCTCTTATAACTTATCCTAGTGCTTTTGACTGCAGATGGTGGAATTTTTTAACAGAAAGGCTGATATTTCAAGCCATTCTCCTCTTGGTAGCTTCAATGTAGCATTCAGTTTCACTGGTGCGAAGCATTTAGATGCTACCACTACAAAGACACTTTGTATGGATGGCTATTTCATACCACTTTCTAGACTTCAACTCATGAATTCACCGCTAGCCTTACAGGAAAGTGTTAGAAGAGCTGTCCCAGCATCATGGGACCCACCCGCATTAGCGAGGTTAGAATCTCTCATTGCTTTTCTTTCGACAAGTGAAATTTGTTTATATAGTTGACATGCTAAAAACTTTTGGTAGAACCTCTATCATTCGCTAAAAAGGGGCTACCTCTGTCTGTTACAGCTTCATTGAAACTTTTGGGACTCACATAATTACATCCATAACTATCGGTGGTAAAGATGTAATTTACGTTAAACAGCACCTTTCATCACGCCTGTCCACAATGGAAGTAAAAAGTTATGTTCATGATATCGGAAATCAGAGGTTCTCCAGCACAGAAAGCCTTACAAGTTCAGGTCTATTGAAATACAAGGATAAGGCTAGTTccattattttctttgttttcaaACTTTAAGTACCATTTTGTATGGTTTGCTGTTTTTTACTTATTTAAGAAATGGTTATTCTAGACTGTTTCCTTTCAAATAAATTGCTTATCTTTTGTCTTCTGACGCCTTCGCTATCCACAAATTTCCCATCCTTTCCTCAATTTAATTTTGCAGTCTAGCGATCCATCGATATTCAATAGCCAAGGAATATATCCCCAACCCACAAATGCTCCATATATTGCTGGGAATGGAAAAGAGGTTTGTGACAttccttttctttccttctggTTTTTATTACTTTTTGAATAGGAGCAAAAGTTATGTGTGATCTATTCCACTACTAAGGGGTAATTCACGAGAGAAATGTCATAAAAGTAATGCTCATTTGAATATCAAGAAGGAAGATTCTTCTTTCTCTTAAGGCTTAATACATAGTTTACCTCCCTGAGCATGTAGCAAAATCCCTTTTACACACCAAACATTTCCCAAAGTGGTGTGTATTAGACACACTTTGTGAAACATTTGGTGTATAAAAGGTTGCCCGTGAAGGAGGGGTGTGTAAAAAGGATTTGGCTACTCGGGGGTAaactgtatgaggaactaaggaacaaaggtggggagaagttattccgacttgctgaggcgagagagaggacaactcgggacctggaccaagtgaggtgcataaaagatgatgacgccaaagttttgatgggagatgaccagattaagaggaggtgacaaacctactttcataaacttttaagtgaagaaggggatcaggatattatacttggggaattgaggaatgccgacagtcaccatgaattaagtaattgtagggacattgagatcgatgaagtcatggaggcaatgcgtaagatgagaaggggcagagctaccgggccagacgaaattccggttgaactgtggaggtgtgtgggtagagcaggcttggaatggcttactgcattgtttagtgttatattcaagactaataggatgcctgaagagtggaggtggagtacaatggtcccgttgtataagaacaaaggtgatgtccagagctgtaacaactataggggcatcaaattactaagtcataccatgaaagtttgggagagagtggtagaaatgagagtgcgaaggacggtgtctatttcagacaaccagttcgggttcatgccgggacgatctaccacagaagctatccaccttattaggaggatggtggaacagtacagagataggaagaaggatctccacatggtgtttattgatctggagaaagcgtacgatagggttcctagggaggtcttatggagctgcttagaggataaaggggtcccggttgactatattagggtgattaaagacatgtatgctggagctaagactcgggttaggacagtaggaggcgactctgaacactttccagttattacggggttgcaccaagggtctgcgctcagcccattcctatttgccctggtgatggatgcactgactcatcatattcaaggggaggtgccatggtgcatgctatttgctgatgacattattctaattgacgagacacgaggcggcgtcaacgagaggctagagatttggagacatgctcttgagtctaaaggtttcaagttgagcaggacgaagacggaatacctcgagtgcaaatttggagttgagccgacggaagcgggagttgaagtgaggcttgactctcaagtcattcccaagaggggtagtttcaagtaccttggatcggttattcaggggatcggggagattgacgaggatgtcacacaccgtataggggtggggtggatgaagtggaggttagcgtcgggagtcttgtgtgacaagaaagtgccaccgttactaaaaggtaagttttatagagcagtggttaggcctgccatgttgtatggaactgaatgttggccggtaaagaactcacacacccagaagatgaaagtagcagagatgaggatgttgaggtggatgtgcgggcatacaaggatggataagattaggaatgaagatattcgagagaaggtgggtgtggcccccatggaggacaagatgcgggaagtaagactcagatggttcgggcacattcagaggaggagcactgatgcaccggtgaggaggtgtgagcgactggctgtagtgggcacgcggagaggtagagggcgacctaagaagtattggggagaggtgatcagacaggacatgacgcgacttaggattactgaggacatggcccttgacagggaattatggaggtcgagcattaaagttgtaggttaagggaaagttgtgaatatttctacagcacaatagagtgagactagccagttaggagttagactaagaatgtcattggtcgtctattgatgcagggctttacctgctagttttactataccagccatctatttcgtatttcgtattctgtatttcatatctcttatattgctgttattttattatgcatttttatggtactaatatatcggctcctgttgcttttttgagccgagggtctcctggaaacagcctctctacccttcggggtaggggtaaggtctgcgtacatattaccctccccagaccccacttgtgggattatactgggtcgttgttgttgttgttgggggTAAACTGTATATTAAGCCTTATCTTAATAATTGATTTGTCATGTTGTAGTACCCACAAAGACTATTAGATATTGCCTCCATTCCCATTTATGTGATGGTCTTCCTGTCTTGGGACCAACTCCCAAGATGCTTCGAGAGTTCTGAAATAATAGTGTTCTATACAACTTCCAAAGTTTTAACAGTAAGTCATTTACAAGTGTTTTTTCAGTCAAACCTACTTGCCTAAAACAATTTTAGTTTTTCTTCCCCTTACTgtcacaaaaaataataattcaaaTTAGATCTTAATCCATGCTCCCAGTAAATTTTGTCAAATTAAATCGGACAAAGGAATTACTACTATGTACTTCTATATGATTTCTTGTCATAAGTGTAATTTTTGTCAGTTGACTGttatgcaaaaatcaatatcatcATTTGCTGGTTATTCCTAAAACATTGGTTTTGTTCAACATATCTGATGCAGGATGTCACAGTCATTTTCAGAAGAAGGGGAGGGGATGATCTGGAACAAAGCCACACCCAATGGGCAAAAACTGTCAGATCATCTCCGGATGTCATTGAGATGTCATTCTTCCCTATAACTCTTCTGCTTGAAGGGATCAAAGGGAAAGATCATCTGGCACGCGCTATAAGTCTCTATCTTGAATGTAAGATATCTCGTTTAACGGAAAAATTTATTCCTATATATATTCTGTATCGATGTTCTTTGTCATTTCTATGATTCATGATGGTGACAAATGACTCTAGTTGTATGAATACTTGCAGACAAGCCTCAAATCGAAGAGCTGAGATATTTTCTGGAGTTTCAGGTCCCAAGGGTATGGGCCCCTGTACAGTCGAGACTTCCAGGCCAACAACGGAAGGAACCTGTTTGCCCACATCTGCAGTTCAGCATGATGGGGCAAAAGCTCTATATTAGCCAAGAACAAGTATGCTGATTTCCGAATTTGAAAATAGTGTTTTTTGTTAATGCTGATTTATTATACTGATCAAGGAAAGGATATGTTTCTTCCTAAAAAGTTTGTCAGAATCAAACTTACCTCCAAATAAGCTATCAATCGTAAATCAAATTAGTTCCAGTTTTACAACCTGAGGATCCATCAGGTTTGATGGCTATCCGATAAAAGCTTCGAATAATTTTGAATTCAAGGATCAGGGACTTGATGAAAGTCATCCATTTTTGGCTGTTAATGTTTCCCTCACATTTAGACCGATTTAGCTAGTGTAAACCTAAATGGTATATTCATATGACAGTCTTATTTTGATCCATCTAAGCCTACTTTTTCCCATTTAATAAAGTATCAATGTCCTGAGCTGCTGTTTGAATGTTGTACTACAGGTGTCGGTGGGGCGTAAGCCTGTGACTGGCATGCGGCTAGCTCTTGAAGGTTCCAAGTCGAATAGATTATGTGTCTATATTCAACATCTGACTTCCCTTCCTAGAATCCTTCTGCCATGTTGGGACACTCATGTAGCAATTGGCGCTCCAAAGTGGCAGGGCCCTGAAGAGCAAGATAGTAGGTGGTTTGAGCCGGTGAAATGGAAGAACTTCTCCCACGTGAGTACTGCACCAATTGAGTGCCCTGAAACTTTTATTGGTAATGATCACTCTGGCGTGTACATAGTGACGGGAGCTCAGCTTGGGGTTTGGGACTTTGGGTCAAGAAATGTGTTGTATATGAAGCTTCTATATTCAAGGCTACCAGGATGCACGATACAAAGATCACTGTGGGAGCACACCCCAAATGATAAGTCAAATAAACAGGTCAATTGTGGGAATTACCATGGCGATGCAAGTTCTCTTACAGGGGAGAATATTATAGGTAATAAGTTGGCAAAGTTTGTTGACATGACCGAGATGAGTAAGGGGCCTCAAGATCCTCCTGGTCACTGGTTAGTGACAGGTGGAAAACTTGGTGTTGAGAAAGGGAGAATTGTTTTGAGATTGAAGTATTCCTTGTTAAATTATTAGTTGATACTGGTTCTAAACTTGCTGCATTACAAGGAAGTGAGGTGTTTTGGTGTATAtggttcgtttttttttttgggtatatGTTTACCATCTCTGGTAGATGGTAGATTGCTACGGAGAAGGATGTATATCTAGGTAGTTCCAATGTGTAAATTTCTACAAATTTTGACACAATCatcttttttcatttctgaagTAATATGTAGGAAGTGCCACTTCCAGTCTAAtaagagaacaattcaagaataACTGCAGTTAAGTAAAATAACCTTCGGAAACACTTATTAATAGACTAGCCAATTCGCATACCACAAGATTTTTGTTCATTCCACGATACCACTGTTAGTTTTAAGAATTGCAAAGAAACTTTGACTTCTTTCATTCACATTTCAACAAACAAAAGAAACATCTCATGCTACTGACATTCCTCCTTGATCACATCAAATACAAGGTTGTCTAATCGATTCACCAGAGTATTGGTTGATAAGCTCAGTGCTTGATTCTCCTGTCGCAGACTTTCATTTTCTTCCTGTAGTTTCACGTTCTCCTGTTGcagatttttattttcttcctgtAGTTTCACGTTCTGCTCTTTAAACTTTAGGGTCGAGGAGAGTTGGTATTTCAGGATTTCATTCTCTCTCATCAGATCAATATTTTTGTTCTTTAGTTGAAGTATTTGCTTTTCCAGAGTCTGGTTTTTCTTCTTCAGATCATCCTCCAAATCGTCCTTCATAAACAGACATTAAATCCCCTGCATTTAGTGATATTCAAGCAAAATAAACATataaacaagaaacaaaaagAATATCAGCTCACATCACTGCTGATTACTATAGGGATATCTGCTCCTGAAGACTGTGAAAACTCTTTACGTTCTTTTTCTTTCCCCGTATAGTGGCATGCAGAAGATCTTGATACAGTTTCATGTAAACTAAATTTATCAGATGGATCAGAAGAAAGACTTTGAATTCCATATGCCACTCTGCTACTTTCACTCTCTGATTCAGTTTCCAGGTCAACAACCAAATGAACAATTGGTTGATATCCATTTTTCACTGTACGGTCCTGTTAATAGAAAGAAGTTAATCTACAATCTTTTTTCCAATTAATATGGCAAATAATGGATCACTATCATAATATATTTGGATAAAAGAGCTTGAagtacaaaaatatatgtcaaaagAGGAAGAAAGACTTACAGTACGAGAGCAAGTAGCTAGTGAAGATTGTTGGTTCATGTCAGGCcatgtttttctcttttctgcCTCTATCAACTCTTTGATTATGTCAGTATTTGACTCATCAGAAGTCAATTCAAGGCTCCAAATAATCTGGAGATTGAGCGAGAGTCGCTAGAAGTTAATTTTCCAAAGCATAataaaactcttcatgtttccaaaagCGCTGTTTGGCATTGATGAGACCACAAACTTGGATTTCAGAAGCTATGAACGGAGATAAGGGGGACAACAacagaaggaaagggaaagaaagtAAAACAATGCATTCAAGAAGAAATATCAGAAAACATCTCCTTCATATTCCTAACTTTCCTTCCATTTACTACTGTCTGTTTAGTACTAACTCTAACTCTTATTGTACACCAGAGTCCTCTTCAATTTATATCTGagctaaaatagccaaaagaatgattgtttttgcttttatatctgaGCCAAAATAGCCAAGGAAAGTTATGTTGTTCTTCAAGAGCACAATTTCTCACGACCCTAAAAAGATTGAAATTAAATCCGGATCAGACAAAGTAAAACGCAACTGCTGTTAACCTTATTACCTGATTAGCCTCTAGTTCTTTGAATTTGCTAGCGAACCAGTGTCTCTGATGAGATTTAGTACTTCCCCAGTTGCAGACACGTGGGAACTTAGAGCAGCAATCCATTAAACTTGGACGAGCAATGTCAATGTGTTCAAGACACCATACCTATTCAAATTACAGTGAGGACTTGAGTTTTCAGTTTGGAGTTAATAGAGTGAATACAATGTATATTTGTCATAAATACTTCTTGTCAAATATTCATCAAATGAAACAGAGCTGTTCCGTAGGTAACACACAAACTAGCTGAGTTTACTAAAGTAAATATTAGAGATTGTTAAACTTACTTGAAGAAAAATAAGACAACCTCCAACatattgaactttttccttctttCTCTTATACAACCAGTGAAATACATCTGCAAGAACAGCTGCTCCCCATGCAAATTTACTCACGTTATCAAGGTTTTCAAGAAGATAAAGGTACCGGGAATCAATTTTACCACTCGTACTTGGGAAAAGAAAAGTTCCAAACATGAATAGTACGAATGTCCTCACAAAATCTTCATTGTTGGTCTCAGCAAGAGAATCAAGTCTTTGTTCTAATGATGCAACAGTGATTTTTCTATTCCACAGGGCAACACCATATCCTCTTTCTAGATCCAAGAAAGGTGTATCTGCTCGTAGAACTACTGGATTTCCTGTGGCTCGTAATCCCAAGATCAATGCAACATCCAAGAGAGATATGGTTATTTCACCCGGAGAAAGTACAAAAGCATGCTTCTCATAATCCCATCTTTCCATCAGTTCAACTAATAGGTTTTTAGAAAGCATTTGATCTGGAATGAGGAGCAAACTGCCAAATCCAGTCCTTCTTATAGCATCCTTCTGACTATCGGTCAACTTGTTAACGCGCTTTATAAAGGATGGCAAAGAGAACCTAGTGCTGAAGTTTCTGACCTGAAAAGGATACAACTTTCTTTAAATTTGTAGAAATGTGCTCAATTGTCTTTCACATTAATGTATACAAACTTATTGAACATCTGAAAGCCACTGGTATGAAGCATACGAAAAGTAGGACGCTGCTAGAGTTGCATTAGGAATACTCAGTATTTGGATACCTGATAGACCTATTATTATTAAAGCACATAATAGGCCTAAAATCCATGGACATTCTAAAGAAATGAAGAGATAAAAAGTTAAAGGAGCTCCAATTCGTTCTCTACAATTGGAAAGTCCTTGTTAAGATGGTTATTACTGATGATCGGATATTCTTGACTACATATCCCATAGAGAAATGTTACTATATAGTTTGTAATAATGGAGTGAAATATTTATAAAAGACTTCAAGTTCAACTGATAATAGGCTCGTTGTATCCCAAAGGAGCGTTATCCGCTAACCCCATAGACATGCAATTGCAATCGTATCACGCCTCAAGCCTTTCCTTCCTTCTTTCGTTATCTATTCTCTAGGGAAAAAAAAAACACCAGAGCGACATGGCAACTACAAATAGGGAGCTCGAAATAACAATTGTTAAGTCAACTGAATATAATCCGATGAATGAGGTCGTGTGTTTGGTTTTGATATCGCAGAAGATGCTTTTTTCATATTGAGAAAAACAATTTCCTATGCGTGGTTACATCAAAATGCGGAAAATCTTTTCTCTAAGGAAAACGCCTTTCACCTATGAGTACTGAGTAGAAAtcattttttaaacaaatatcCATACTTCAATTCCAAATCACTTACTTCATTAGATAGTCAGATATTGTTGTAACCTGTAGTATTCAAAAATATGTCAACTATCTCCATATCTTATTTTATGGGTGCGATTGGTAGTTTGGTACTACTAAAATCATTTTCAATATAATGCTTTTCATGAGAAAGTTATGTAGAACGGAAGCCATTTTTCAAGTATTGGAACGCAATAATCTAAACACATTAGATAACATGTAAATCGTAAAACGAGAGTAAACTAATTCCGTCAAAAGCGAAACATGACTTTCCTCAATTATGGGCGAAAGTGAGTTTTCTTACAATTTTCTTAAATTTTTAACTTCATATTACCTTGTTGAACAAGCACTCAGATATTTTTGTATCCAACAATTTCATCAAAGAACTCTCCAATTTGCTAATAATATTATTAATCTCTACTTATaatttttctgaaaaatattttcaactCACCAGCCAAATACCGTTTGATAATATTTGATTGAACGTAAATACAAATACACTTATTCACCAAATTTTACACTAAACAAAACTCCTAAAAATGATTTTCCCAAAGAAAAACATTTTTTCGCCATGCCAAACCAATGAAAAGTGAACTGAAATTCTGATGCGGGAAAATAGGAATAAATTAATGGTGGATAAGATGACATACCCCTGGATTCTGAACCAATGAATGTCTCATATTTCTCTTCGGATCATGTCAGAAATCACAATGAAGAAGAACGGGCAGAATTACAGGTAGCCTGGGAAATTTTTTACTCTATGAGAAATAGAGAAATGGTTTAGACTTTACAGAAGGAGAAGCTTGCTGAAGAAGCTGCCAAAAGGCGCCAAAAACAAAAGAAGACGAAAGCGGGCTCATTTAGGACCCGTACAGGGGCGGATCTACGCTAGGGGGTGGGGGGTCACGGGCACTCGTTGGCATCGGTaaaaatattgtatatatatattctacATATAAGTTAATACAGGGAGGACCCCTATAAATATATTATGCCGAACCCTCAGTCACAAAGACTGGATAGAAGAGTTGGTTTGTGGGAGTAACTGCCTTCTTCAAGACCCAGGTTAAAAACTTAGCTCCAAcaatcaatttttattttttgattggGTCTCATTCGGTCAGTTAAAAATACACGCCTactcccttttctctctctttcacATCAGGTTATTTCCTCTAAACCCAAAACAAATTTCATCCTTCACCTTCACACGTTTCTTTCTTCAGGGATCAAGCAGCTGCCGAATCTTTTTCTTGGCAAGATTTTGAAAATTATACTTGGAATTCTCCATCTTGTTTCCACTTTTCTAATGGCAAATTTCAGTTTcgaatttagggtttaaaaaaatCCCTTTTAAAATACGATTGAGAAGGGGCTTAACTAGAAGGTTTTGCTTGCCTCTTATTTGTGTCTTGTTCTCACTTTTGGCTATTCTATTTTGATTGAATCTCTGAATTTTCTGTAATTTTTCTTGATTTTGTTGAGGCTAGTAAAGTCTTTGATTTAGGCCCCAAAAGGTGTACTTCTTTTAGTTTTTGAATTCATTATTTGAGCGGACTTAACCTAGTTGGTGTGCTAATTTTTTATCTTAATAAATTAATTTCATAGGTATTTGAAGATTTGTGCTAATGCTATTTGAAATATTATTTCAGTGAAGTGGATGATTTGAGACCAAATTGTATTTGGATTCAAGGATACCTTTCAGAAATTGGTAAGTGATTCTTCTAtctttaataaaataataataatatagttaTGACTTATAATAAAATAAGGAGTGCGATTAATCATATTAAAAATATTGTTTTGCTTAGCATTGTTGCTTTGTAGGAAGTTCTCTTGAAGTGAATTGAGATGGACATATTTTTGACGAAGTTTAATTCTTCTCAACCAAGTTCTAGTTGTAGAGACAATTCCTCCCATCTTGTAGAAGAGTTTGATGTGAAATCACTTAATATCGACCCCGGAAAGAGAATACCCATTGATAGATATAGCCCTAGAATACGGGATGAAGTGAGAAGAACTACATCCAAAGAGGGCCCTGCCAACTAGATCACAAATTTCCTAAAACTTTATTTGGGAAGAAAATGCGCCAATTTAGTTCGGGTTGGTTTAAAGGTTCGTATTCTAGATGATTAGAGTATAGTGTGAAGAAAGATGCCGCATTTTGTTTATGTTGTTATTTATTCAAAAATAATTACGTTAATGGAAGCACAGATGACTCTTTCACAAAAACCGGCTTTAAGACTTGGAATAAAGCAACCGAAAGATTTGATCTACATGTTGGTGAAGTAAGTAATCTCCACCATAAGTGCTTCAACAATATGCTAGACTTGTCAAATCAATTCAAGCTGCTTTTGAAAAGCAATCCGGTCAATAAAAAACTGAATATCAAATTCGTTTAAATGCCTCAATTGATGTTGCAAGGTTTCTCTTGAACTTTGGATTGCCTTTTCGTGGTCACGATGAAAGTGAATCTATAAAAAATAAAGGCCTTTTTCTAGGGCTTTTGGAATGGCTTGGAAATAGGCTTCCAGATGTAGATAGAGTTATACTAAAACATGCTCCAAAAAATGATATGATGACTTCGCCAAAAATTCAAAAGGATATTGTGAGTGCTTGTGCACAAGAGACCGTGAAAGCTATAATTGATGACTTTGatggagattattttgagatattAGTTGATGAGTCCAAGGATATTTCACACCATGAACAAATGGCCCTTGCTTTGCG from Nicotiana sylvestris chromosome 12, ASM39365v2, whole genome shotgun sequence encodes the following:
- the LOC104237625 gene encoding MACPF domain-containing protein CAD1-like isoform X2, which gives rise to MEENNTAAIHTAINAVQSLGRGFDVNYDTRLLYCKGVGGSRVVEIDEEQQHTRDLCLYDNVVLPNISRDIKNFQEPGGRDGSSVCNYNEMVEFFNRKADISSHSPLGSFNVAFSFTGAKHLDATTTKTLCMDGYFIPLSRLQLMNSPLALQESVRRAVPASWDPPALASFIETFGTHIITSITIGGKDVIYVKQHLSSRLSTMEVKSYVHDIGNQRFSSTESLTSSGLLKYKDKDVTVIFRRRGGDDLEQSHTQWAKTVRSSPDVIEMSFFPITLLLEGIKGKDHLARAISLYLEYKPQIEELRYFLEFQVPRVWAPVQSRLPGQQRKEPVCPHLQFSMMGQKLYISQEQVSVGRKPVTGMRLALEGSKSNRLCVYIQHLTSLPRILLPCWDTHVAIGAPKWQGPEEQDSRWFEPVKWKNFSHVSTAPIECPETFIGNDHSGVYIVTGAQLGVWDFGSRNVLYMKLLYSRLPGCTIQRSLWEHTPNDKSNKQVNCGNYHGDASSLTGENIIGNKLAKFVDMTEMSKGPQDPPGHWLVTGGKLGVEKGRIVLRLKYSLLNY
- the LOC104237625 gene encoding MACPF domain-containing protein CAD1-like isoform X1, whose protein sequence is MEENNTAAIHTAINAVQSLGRGFDVNYDTRLLYCKGVGGSRVVEIDEEQQHTRDLCLYDNVVLPNISRDIKNFQEPGGRDGSSVCNYNEMVEFFNRKADISSHSPLGSFNVAFSFTGAKHLDATTTKTLCMDGYFIPLSRLQLMNSPLALQESVRRAVPASWDPPALASFIETFGTHIITSITIGGKDVIYVKQHLSSRLSTMEVKSYVHDIGNQRFSSTESLTSSGLLKYKDKSSDPSIFNSQGIYPQPTNAPYIAGNGKEDVTVIFRRRGGDDLEQSHTQWAKTVRSSPDVIEMSFFPITLLLEGIKGKDHLARAISLYLEYKPQIEELRYFLEFQVPRVWAPVQSRLPGQQRKEPVCPHLQFSMMGQKLYISQEQVSVGRKPVTGMRLALEGSKSNRLCVYIQHLTSLPRILLPCWDTHVAIGAPKWQGPEEQDSRWFEPVKWKNFSHVSTAPIECPETFIGNDHSGVYIVTGAQLGVWDFGSRNVLYMKLLYSRLPGCTIQRSLWEHTPNDKSNKQVNCGNYHGDASSLTGENIIGNKLAKFVDMTEMSKGPQDPPGHWLVTGGKLGVEKGRIVLRLKYSLLNY
- the LOC104237624 gene encoding uncharacterized protein isoform X2 — its product is MRHSLVQNPGVRNFSTRFSLPSFIKRVNKLTDSQKDAIRRTGFGSLLLIPDQMLSKNLLVELMERWDYEKHAFVLSPGEITISLLDVALILGLRATGNPVVLRADTPFLDLERGYGVALWNRKITVASLEQRLDSLAETNNEDFVRTFVLFMFGTFLFPTVLADVFHWLYKRKKEKVQYVGGCLIFLQVWCLEHIDIARPSLMDCCSKFPRVCNWGSTKSHQRHWFASKFKELEANQIIWSLELTSDESNTDIIKELIEAEKRKTWPDMNQQSSLATCSRTDRTVKNGYQPIVHLVVDLETESESESSRVAYGIQSLSSDPSDKFSLHETVSRSSACHYTGKEKERKEFSQSSGADIPIVISSDDDLEDDLKKKNQTLEKQILQLKNKNIDLMRENEILKYQLSSTLKFKEQNVKLQEENKNLQQENVKLQEENESLRQENQALSLSTNTLVNRLDNLVFDVIKEECQ
- the LOC104237624 gene encoding uncharacterized protein isoform X1, whose protein sequence is MRHSLVQNPGVRNFSTRFSLPSFIKRVNKLTDSQKDAIRRTGFGSLLLIPDQMLSKNLLVELMERWDYEKHAFVLSPGEITISLLDVALILGLRATGNPVVLRADTPFLDLERGYGVALWNRKITVASLEQRLDSLAETNNEDFVRTFVLFMFGTFLFPSTSGKIDSRYLYLLENLDNVSKFAWGAAVLADVFHWLYKRKKEKVQYVGGCLIFLQVWCLEHIDIARPSLMDCCSKFPRVCNWGSTKSHQRHWFASKFKELEANQIIWSLELTSDESNTDIIKELIEAEKRKTWPDMNQQSSLATCSRTDRTVKNGYQPIVHLVVDLETESESESSRVAYGIQSLSSDPSDKFSLHETVSRSSACHYTGKEKERKEFSQSSGADIPIVISSDDDLEDDLKKKNQTLEKQILQLKNKNIDLMRENEILKYQLSSTLKFKEQNVKLQEENKNLQQENVKLQEENESLRQENQALSLSTNTLVNRLDNLVFDVIKEECQ